GGTTAGAAGTTTGAGGAAATCGCTCTTCCCCAACCCCCCTGTGTTTCGCGTCGCTGATGTTTTTGAAGCGTCGGCCGATGAAACAGCATCAATGGATTCCGGCATATTTTTTCTCCTTTTCTTACGCGACTAAATCAACGCGCCAGGCCCCAGGCGCTCTTTCTGTTTCGGTTATCCCCGTTTCGTCCACTAAGACGTTGGAATTGTGCGAAGAGGACCCCATGTCGGAATGTCCTCCGTCCCCGCGCCCGTTTCCCACCCCCCCGGAAGAAACGTTAACCGCAAGATCATTGACACTCCACCCCAGGGTCGTCAACGTCCCGGAAAGCTCGCGCAACCCGGAAACCACGACCTGGCGGGCGGTATCGTTGTCCACCCGGAATTGCATGGACACATCTTTTCCTTTGGCTTCAAGGGCGATATGAAGTTCACCTAAATGGTCTGGCTTGAGATCGAGACGCACCAAAGAACGGCCGGATTCCAAGGTCACATGAATTTGCCGTGCCAAATCGATGGGCGACGGTTTGAATTCGGGTGGGGCCGGAGGAGGAGCGGAAAGAGCGGCGTTGGTTTTGGATCCCTCCACAGAGGGGAACCCAGGGGATTGCCCCCCCATATGGGGAACAACCCCACCACTCCGACCCAACCCATTCAGGACCGAAGCCGCCGGAGACAGGGCCTCTTCCGTAGAGTTCATCCCTTTCGGAATCAACGTGTCCACCGGTTTTCCTTCCGGCACGGCGAGGGAAAAAGAGGGGCCAGACCGAAGAGAGGACGGGAGTTCGCGACGATCTTTTCCCTCCAATTGATCTTGGAACTCGGAATTTCCTTTCTCCTCCTGGGTGAGTCCCGAAGGCCTATTCGCTACCACAGGAATGGCCCGTGGTATTGTTTTGGCTTCAGGAGTTGGCCCTTCTGAAGACGGGGCCACCGCTTCGCGTTTCGAGGGCGGAACCTCTTGAGGTTTTAAAGGGAGAGGTGAACCCGCCTTCCCTTCCGAAGAAACCTCCACTCTTTTTTCATGGGTGTCTTCAAGGTTTAGGGAAGGCCCCCCATCCGCCATGGGGGACAAGGATCCCAGGGACTTTTCCTTGGAGAGTGCGGGTTGAAGAGGCACAACGACTTCGGACTTTTGATGGGGAACGGGGGGAACCAGGGAGGGAAATAGAAACGGGGAAACAGGATCTCCTTTCGTGCTCGTCTCACCCGAACGAAAATCCTCCGTCGTTTCAGAACCGGAATCACTGGGGGCATCCGGTTCGGGCCTCTCTTCTTCCCCCTGCAAAACCACCTCGGGAAGAAGGACCGGGACAACCTCCACTCCCTCTGTTTCATTCGCGTGAAGGTCTTCTCCATGGACAGGTGGGGAAGCGAGAGAATCAACATTCTCTTCGTTTTCACCCGAATCCAGGAGGCTCCCCTCCGTTCCCGTACGCTGGTCGTAAGGGAGAGCCTCTTTTGTCAGAGGGAGAGGACGATCGTCCTTTAGAGACGGAGAAGAAGTTAACTTCCGCTGCGCTCCATGGGGAGAAAACGGCTTTTCCTTTCTTTCCGATTTCGTAGAAATCGAGGGGCTCTCTTGAGAAGGAGGCTTCCGGTTTGGATCGAAACGGTCGACTTCCTTATATAAATGAATTGAGAAACGCTCACCCTCACTCGCCGATCCCGGCGAACTTTTTGGCCCTCCCTCAAGGGGTCCAGGCCCTGCGACAGACGGAACAATCATGGAGGTCCTCCTCGGTTTCCAGCCAATCGGGCCGATAGGGCGGCCGCACGTTTTGGGGGAAACAAAACCAAAATGGCGCCAGCTTCAGCCTCTTTCATGCGTGCCAATAAATCAGCGGTCTCTTTGTTCGGTAATTCCTGAAGAATCTTCGCCGCGTTCTCCGGCGGCATGGTCACAAATAATTTCACCATCTTTTTTGTGCTGAGAGTGGCCTGTCTTTCCACTTCTTCCGCATTTTTTACCGCGCTTTCCATTTTTCCAATCCTTATTTGGGCCGCTTCAAGGGCATTGCTGGCCTCTTGAATCAGACGCTGGGTTTCCATCATCCTGTTTTCATACCCCTCGGCGATTTGCGTGGTGGACTTTATTTCACCTTCCATCCGCATTAAAGTCTTAACGTGAACCTCCATTTGGGTTTTCATACTTTCCCGTTCCAACTCCGCGTAGCGCCATTTCGTTTCGATCGCCTCCAGATCCGATTTCAAGGGCTTTACCTCGTTCTTCCCCACACCCGATTCTAATGCAAGAGTCGTGCTAACAGGGCGTGAGAGAGGACCAAGAAAGTCCGGTGTAATTGCAGGGGAAGTCGGAGCAAGTGGCGCAGAACGAGCGGTCCTCATCAGGTTAAACAGTCCCCCCGCTAAAAAATACGATGTTCCAATTGTTGTAAAAATGGCCACCATGGCCACACGAAGAGTCGGGTTCATTGGGTAGACCTCCGGAAAACGGCGGACGCTGCAAAATCCATTCGTTTCATCTCCAAAGCTCTCATGTCCTCCCGATGGGATTTTTTTCTGATTTCCTTGAGACGTTCAAGTATTTGACGGTCCCGCACAGCGATTCGAAGCGCGCCTTCACGAACAGACACCTCATGAGCCAAACGTCGGACAATTTCCTTAGAGGCCTGGATTCGAAATTCCATATGCTCCACGTAATCCCGCCGACATTGATCCCGGGTCAAATCAAGGGTGCCCGACCCATCCAGGACGGGAGGCACGGCCCAAACCTCTCGCTCTTTTTCAAGACGCTCTAAATCCAAGCGAGCCGCGATACATTCGGCGTGGGCCCGCGCCAGTTCCTGGGCAACTTTGTCCTCTTTTCGACGCCGAAGACGAAGCGGGGTTTCCAGTCGAAACCGAAACTTTTTCACGCGGGTTTCCGTTCCGCAAAGAGGGACATCAGTTGGCGTTGGGTTTGCTCAAACGTTGATCCCGCGGAGACCTCTTGGCGAAGAAACCCGTTGACACGGTCCAAATGACCCACCGCGTAATCGATTTTAGCGTCACTCCCCTTCGCGTAGGCTCCCACGCGAATAAGGTCCTCCGCTTCGCGGTGCGTGGCCAGGACCTCCCGCAATTGACCGGCGGCTTTTTGTTGTTCGGCACCCGTGACATCGGGCATAAGTCGACTGAGAGATTCCAGCACGTCCACAGCCGGATAGTGACCTTGGCTTGCCAGCCGACGGGAAAGGACCACGTGCCCATCCAATAACGATCGGAGCGCATCGGCCACGGGTTCGTCCATATCATCGGCCTCAACCAAAACCGTGTAGAACCCCGTGATACTCCCGGTTTCAAAAAGGCCCGCCCGTTCCAATAGGCGGGGAAGAAATGCGAACACAGAGGGGGTGTACCCTTTGGTTGTTGGCGGTTCGCCCAACGCCAACCCCAATTCACGGCCGGCCATGGCCAGTCGCGTGACCGAATCCATCATGAGCAAAACGTCTTTCCCTTCCGCGGCAAAATGTTCCGCCGCCGCCGTGGCCCCCAGAGCGGCGTGAAGTCGCGCCATGGGCGTTTGGTCCGAAGTGGCCACCACCACGACCGATCGAGCCAACCCCACATCTCCCAAATCTTTTTCAACAAAATCGCGAACTTCCCGGCCCCGTTCGCCCACCAACGAAATCACGTTGACATCCGCTTTGGTGGATCGAGCGATCATCCCCAAAAGTGAACTTTTTCCAACCCCTCCCCCCGCGAACAAACCAATACGTTGCCCCCGCCCGCAGGTCAACACCCCATCCAGCGCGCGAACTCCCGTGACCAACGGCGTTTGGATGCGCCGACGGCGCATAGGTTCGGGAGGTGTCGCCCGCAAGGGGCGTCGTTCGGTGAGGCGGAGGGGCCCCTGGTCATCGAGAGGCATGCCCCGATGATCCACCACACGACCCAATAAGGCGTCCCCCACCGGCATCGAGACAGAACCGATCCCGTTCATCCAAAGGCTTCCGGGCCCTAACCCATCCACTTCTGTCAACGGAGCGAACAAAATCGTCTCATCTCGAAACCCCACTGTTTCCGCCCAAAAAAAACGATGCCCCCGTCGTTCCCAGACCCGACAAATTTCTCCCAAAGACACCGCGGGCCCCACCCCTTCCAGTATTCCCCCCGAGACGCGGGTGAGCCGTCCCACGTGGCGCGCGAGGGGCACCCGTTCGACCACATCGTCATACTTGGCAAAATTCATCCTTCCTCCGCTAACCGGTGAAACGTTCGTTCCAGCTCTTCCAACCGCGTGGAAACCCGGGCGTCCCATTGTTCGCGCTCCCCTTCGATCACCACATCTCCCGGGGCCAGGGAAGAATCCCCTTGAACACGAACGGTTCCCCCCGCACTCTCAGTGGAAACACGGACGGCGTTGACATCATCATGGTGGACACGAATCGTCCGGGGGCCATCGTCCCCTAAGACCGAGAGTCCTTCCCGCACCCACTGGAGAACCCCTTCACGATTGATCGCCAACTCCTGACGACACACCCGGGTGGCAATGGAAAGAATAAGGCGAGCGATCTCGGGCTCACTGCGGGCAAAAAATCGGTCCAATTCGGCTTGATGGAGCGCGGCCAGTTTCTCTTTTTCAACCGCCAAAGCGGCGGCCGTCTCCTCGGCCAACAGCGCTCGGATTTCCGCTGTCAATCTTTCTCTCTCCACACGCAATTCTTCCGATCGCTTTTCATCCCGAGGAAGTCCCTTCGGCTCATAGCGTACCGTCCCCTCGGACATCCTCGATCGCTTTAGAATTTTCGGGGACATGCTCTTACACCAACTGCTCTTCCGCTGGAACGTCCACTGGGGGCGCCGCGCTGTCGGTGGCGGCCGCCGCTGTGGGCGGTTTCAAAGTGATATCGCCATTTCGAACCATTTCGCGGACAGTCGACGCGATACGGCGTTGAGCTTCCTGAACCGCCAAGAGTTTCTGGGGAGGAGATATTTGGATTTCTTCTTTGAGAGCGGCTCCCACTCGTTCGGACATATTTTTAAAGACTTTTTCTGTGATGGCCTCCGGGCAACGACGCAGGGCGATCTTGAGATCCGATTGATTGATTTTGGCCAACACCCGCTGAAGATCTTTGTCTTCCACCCGCACCAAATCATCAAAGGTAAATAAGGCTTCGGCAATCTTGCGCCCCAGTTCGGGATCTTGTTGATAAAGAGCGTCCATAATGACTTTCGATACTTCTGTCGTCAGTTGGGACAAAATTTCTGCGGACGCTAATATTTCCGCGGGCGCTGGCGGAGGAGGCCCTCCTTCTTCCTTCTGAGTCAGTCCTGCCCGCAATCCTTCCCGAACCCACTGAGCGATTTCCGGCCGAAGCGAAACGCCCCGGGCCCGGGCCAGAAGAACGCTCCCGCGCGTTCCTTCCGGGAGAAGCGCCAACACACGGGCCGCTAAAGTGTTTGGCATTTCGGTCAAAGCGAAAGCGCCCACCCCTGGAATTTCTCTGGACAACAACTTTGCGATATTGGCGGGGCCCACTTCTTCCGCCAGGGCCGCCAACCCTTTATCATCTCCCCCGGCCGCTTTTAAGCGAACCACAATTTCCGATGAACGCCGGGCTCCGTACATCTGGGCCAAGATCCCTTCAATCGTTTCGATTCCCGCTTGTCCATCGGATTCGGCCAACGCCTCAGAAAATTCCGTGAGAACTTTCGCGCGCGTTTCGTCATCCACCACGACCGGGCTCGCCATGACCGCGCAAATCCGTTCGACTTCCTCTTCCGGGTAGTTTTTCAGGACTTCCACACATTGCTCATCGGGAAGAGTACTTAAAATTATCCCTATCTTCTGAATTTGAGTGGGATTCGAAATGGCCACCGTTGTCATAACTCAGATCCGAAATGGTTCATGCCGAAGCCCTCCCGGCGAATTTCTTTTGCATCACCCGGGCCACCCCCGCGGGATCCTTGCGGGCCGCGTCCAGAAGTGCCGCTTGAGCCTGAGATGAATTTAGGGTAGGCAATTCTTTGGGAGAGGGGACCCCTCCTTCGGCCCCTCCCGTTGACGCGGGAGGGGGGGGAGTTGCCGCGGCCAAAACCGGTGCTGCAAGAAGTGCGGTATCGTTGGTGTTGGGTGGCGCGTTATTTGTTGAAGCCCCCGCCGCCTTGAGAAACTTCATAAAGAGAATCAGCACCATGACAATCGCCAGGGCCGAACCGCCGCGTCCGATGGCCAGCATAAGGGTTTGTCGGGTCCTTTCCTTTTTCAGAACCTCTTCCTGCGCGGCCGCTTCCTCAACCATTTTGTCTCGCTGGGCGGTATCAAACGCAACATTTTTGATTTCAAATTGGTCTTCTCGATCCTCACTAAACCCCACGGTTTGTTTCACCAAGAGACCGATGGCGTTCATTTCTTCTTCGGAACGCGCCACGTAGGTTCGGGCACCGGGGGTGGCGGGATCTTCCTTATTCGTTCCATCAATGACGACCGAGACGTAAAGGCGCCGAATGGCCCCGGGGCTGGCCACAATCTCCTTCACCGAACGGCCCACTTCATAATTTTTAACGAACGAGGGACCCGTTCGAGGCACGCTGGTTTGTTGCTCACTTCGCAATGGCGTGTTCGGGTCATAGGTCTCTGTTTTTTCGCGAACAATCCGATCGTCCATTTCAACGCGCGTTCGCACAATGGCTTTCCCGGGCCCCAGAAAACCGTCCAACAGGCTCGTGGTCTTTTGTTCCAAATACCGTTCCGCGTCTCGTTGGAGGTCCAGCAGTTCGTTGCCATGACTGTAAACCCCATCCGAGGATCGTCCCCCAGCCAACAATCGTCCATGGGAATCCAAGATAGAAACGTTTTCTGGTTTAAGATCTTTCACGCCACCCGCCACCAAATGGACAATCCCACTCAATTGCCGCTGGTCGATGGAGGCCCCCGCTTTCAAGGTCAAGACCACCGAAGCGCGGGCCCCGTCCTGGCTATCGAGAAACGGAGATTCTTCCGGAAACACCAGGTGGACCCGAGCGGCATGGACGTTTTCGAGGGCTCCAATGGTTCGAGCCAATTCACCCTGAATCGCACGCTGGTAACCCACTTTTTGGGAAAAATCGCTCATCCCGAGGGGGGATTTTTCAAGAATTTCCAACCCCTCCCCTTCTCCCTTGGGAAGACCTTCTTGGGAAAGTTTTAATCGAAGCTCATCCACCATCCGGGAAGGCACATTCACCGTTCGGCCTCCGTTCGTCAGACGATAATCCACCCCGTCGTTCCTCAATTTTTCCACCACCTGGGCGGCATCGATGGGGCTGAGGCGGGCGTAGAGCGGTGTCTGGTCCAGTCCCCGCATGGGGAGGGACAAGGCGTAGACGGCGCCAGAGACCGCCGCCGCAAAGATCAACACCATGGCTTTGCGGCCGACGGGCAAGGAGAAAAAAAGGTCTTTCAGTCGAATCAAGGATTCCACGCCGAGCTCCTCTGTTCAATGGGACCATCCCGGTCAAGGATGTCCCTCGGCCTCCTACAACGAGGTCCAGCCGAAAGGAGTTACAACGGCATGCGCATAATTTCTTGGTACGCCTCCAGGGCCCGGTTACGCAATTGAACCGTCCACTGGAGAGCCAAATTCGCCTCCTCTAATTGAATCATGACTTCATGGGAACTGACCGCTTTTCCAGAAACCAAATCGTTGACAGCCGTGTTGGCGTTCACCATGGTGTTGTCCGCCCGCTCAATGGCTTGGGTCAAAACCTCTCCGAAATTTTTATGGGGCCCGGCTCCACCCGCCGCACCAAACCCACCCCCACCGCTTAAGGGACCGGTGGTCCCGACACTCCCCAATCCCCCGAGCACGGCCATATTACGCACCCTCCTTGGAATCATCGGCCCGTGTAATAGAAGCGTGATCCAGAATAAAATCAAACACCTTGTCCTCAAGCAAAATCCCACGAACTTCTTCTTTCTGAGAATCCAGGCGCGCGATCGTTTGCTCTCGCTGATGAACAGGCAATGGGTGAGCGGCTTTCCGCACCGCCACCACCGCTTCCTCGTTCGATACAGAAATTCCCTCCGCGTCGCCAATCGCGGCCAATATATAGGCCAATCGAACCCCCCTTTCGGCCTCCAATCGAACCGTAGGTTCATATTCAACGTAACGGTTTTTCCAGGCTTCCAGAGTTCCCCCTTCCGCCCGAAACTGTCCCTCAAGACGACGAAAAAGTTCCCGGGAACGTTCCCGGGCCAGGCTGGGAGGCACATCAAAAGGGTGGGCCTCAAGCAGTGCCTCCACCGCCTGACTCTCCAAGTCGCGGCGAACCAGACGTTCCGATTCGGACTCCAATATTTTTCGCACCGCTTCCCGAAATTCTGAGGGCGCCCCAATGGTTTCACCCCCGATTTCCTTTAAGGCCGCCTCCAGTGCCGCTTCTGTCACTGGGAAGGAACGTCTTTTGAGGGAAAGACCTTTGTATCCGGTGATATCCACGTCGGGAGGGCTTTCAACTGAAAATTGAATTCGAATACTCCCCTGGCCCACATCCGCGGCCTCCACGTTTGGAGCGCTGAGCGTAATCAAGTGACAATCCTCGAGCGCGCGCCCCACGGATTCTTTCACGAGAGCCGTTAAGGCTTGTTCTCGGGCTTCGGTAGCGAACCGAAGACGGACGCGGGGGATGGGAACACTTCCGCGCCGAAATCCTGGCCATTTCACGTCCCGTTGCAATCGCTCAAGAACCTGGGCCTCTTTGACCAACAAATCTTCGAGGGGCTGTTCAATCCAGAAAAAGGACCGCCCGTTTTTGACACCCATGGGTCGAACGAAAAAACTCCGGCCGTCCCCCATCGTGCCTGGATGGTGTTTCGGGTTCGGAGTCGAAGCGGGCGTCATTTCCCAATTTCCAAGGATTTTAATAGCATGCTTTTCGTGGCCCCAAAAGCGGAGACATTGGCTTCGTAACCACGCGTGGCGGCGGTGAGGTCCACCATTTCGCGCACGGGATCCACATTGGGAAGCCTTACGTAACCCTGTGGGTCCGCGTCGGGATGAGAAGGGTCGTAGAGGCGCGGGAACGGGGTGGGATCTGGAACCCCAGCCGTGACGTTCACTCCGGAGGGGGCCTGAGCCGCTCCAATTTCAGCGGCCCGCAAGGTTTCTTCAAAAACCACCGTCTTTCGTTGGTAAGGGCCTCCCGCGGCGGTACGCGTGGTGTTGGCATTGGCGACGTTCGACGCGGCCGTTTCCATCCACGCCCGATGGGCGGTCATCCCCGACCCGCTAATAGTCAAACCGTCAAACGCGCCCATTCACATCACCGTCCTTCGATGGCCGTTCGGGCCATCCGATGTCGTCGCGCCACCACCTCAATGAGGGTTTGGTAGCGGACCCCCGTTTCGGATATCTCCGCCATTTCTGAATCGGGAGAGAGATCTTTGACCGCTTCTTCCGAAAACCCTTCTGAAAGAGAGGATGAACTTGTTGGTAAGTGGCGGGCGTCCGTGCGTGTCACTTCCCGCGAAAGAAATTGGTCAAAGGAATTGTTTTCTTTAGGGACCATTCTTGTCCCCACAAATCCAGGTGTTTGGATGTTCGCTAAATTATGGGCCGCGGCCTTTTGGTTTAACCAAAGGCGATTGAGCTCGCCTTTTACCGGGGAACTCGCGATGGGCATCCAGGATTCGGTCATGGCATTGGTCTCACTTTATCCATATGCAAGAAATGTGCCGATCAAACCCGTCCATAGGCCTCGTTGGCCTGGGAGCGGCGTCGGACCGCCATTAGTTTTCCGCCGACCTCCGCCAAAGCCTGGGCGAGGAGTCGGGTGTTCGCATCGCTCTGATCTCGAACCGCGATCGCCATTTTTCGCGAAATGGACTGCCCCGGATCGGCTCCCAGAGCTTTCCACAATCGGGTCCGGAGGCGATCCAGCGGCGCAAGTTTTTCCCAACGCCCTGAAATAATGGCGTTTTCCTCACGATGAAGGACATAGAGAAGTTTATTGGCTATTTCTTCTGGGCCCGGGTTCGTCGGCATCAGGGTTCTCCTTAACCTTTATTAATTCACCTCATGGCTTTGCAATTCGCGTGCCATTCCATTCGACATTATTTAGGTCTATTTTAATTTGCCGATAATGGCTTTTGCGAAAGGAGGGATCCATTGACCAATCCCCACAGCTGGCGATCTGAATTTAATTTGGGCGTGGACATGATGGATCGGCATCACCGTGAGATGGTGAGTCTTTGTGACGCGGTGGCAGACCGAGCAAACACCCAGGGAGGAGTTCCCCAGGCGGTGAACCTTTTAGCCGAACTGGTCGGGTACGTGGGGATGCACTGCGAAGCGGAAGAGGAATTGATGCGGCGATTTTGTTACCCAGGGAGAATGGATCACCAGGATCGACACCATGAGATGGGAGTCCTTTTAAAATCCTGGGAAGATCGGGCGCGGCGACAGAAACAGGCGATCAATACCGCCTTTCTGCTTCGTCTAAGCCAATGGGTGGAAAGTCACATTCTGGGGTCGGATCGGGGCTTTTCTCGTTTTCTTTTGGATCACGTGGGGGCAGACCCTACGGCTCTGCCGCGAAGAAGGAAGGCGATTGACGTGAACGAATCCCGGTGTTCAGTGGGGAAGTCGACCGTAGCGTTTCAGTCGACTTCGTGTGACCGTTTCGCTCAAACCCAAACGAGTCGCGGCCGTTTCAATCGATTCGTTGCAGGTGTCATAGACTTTTAAAATATGGCGTCGCTCGACAGCGGCGAGCGTCTCCGAGGCGTCTGGATCCGGGGACGCGTGTTGTCCTTGAAAAACGGCGGGCAAGTCCGCTACGCGAACGGCGTCCCCCTCGGCGAAAACGACCGCGTGCTCAATGACGTTGTGAAGTTCTCGGATATTCCCGGGCCACGGGTAAGCGTTGAGGCACGCCAGGGCCTCCACGGAAAGAACGGTCGGTCCGCGGCCGCGAACAGCGGACTGGAGAAAAAAACTCGCCAAGAGAGGAATGTCTTCTTTTCTTTCCCGAAGCGCGGGGAGGCGGAGGGAAAACACGCCCAACCGGTAGAAAAGATCCTCACGAAATTGGGATTGACGAACCATAGATTCCAAGTCACGGTGAGTCGCGGCCACAAAACGAACATCCACCGCCTGTTCGGTGTTGCTCCCCAAGCGTCGAAAACGTTTCGTCTCCACCACACGCAACAGTTTGGCTTGGAGAGGCAGGGGCATGTCGCCGATTTCATCCAGCAAGAGGGTCCCGCCGTTTGCCATTTCCAAAAGGCCCCGTTTCATTCCGGTCGCATCCGTGAACGCCCCTTTCTCGTGCCCAAAAAGTTCGCTCTCCAACATGGTTTCGGGGAGGGCGCTGCAGTTCAGGGGAATAAACGGTCCTTCTCGACGGGTGCTGCGATTGTGGAGCGC
This window of the Elusimicrobiota bacterium genome carries:
- a CDS encoding flagellar hook-length control protein FliK, translating into MIVPSVAGPGPLEGGPKSSPGSASEGERFSIHLYKEVDRFDPNRKPPSQESPSISTKSERKEKPFSPHGAQRKLTSSPSLKDDRPLPLTKEALPYDQRTGTEGSLLDSGENEENVDSLASPPVHGEDLHANETEGVEVVPVLLPEVVLQGEEERPEPDAPSDSGSETTEDFRSGETSTKGDPVSPFLFPSLVPPVPHQKSEVVVPLQPALSKEKSLGSLSPMADGGPSLNLEDTHEKRVEVSSEGKAGSPLPLKPQEVPPSKREAVAPSSEGPTPEAKTIPRAIPVVANRPSGLTQEEKGNSEFQDQLEGKDRRELPSSLRSGPSFSLAVPEGKPVDTLIPKGMNSTEEALSPAASVLNGLGRSGGVVPHMGGQSPGFPSVEGSKTNAALSAPPPAPPEFKPSPIDLARQIHVTLESGRSLVRLDLKPDHLGELHIALEAKGKDVSMQFRVDNDTARQVVVSGLRELSGTLTTLGWSVNDLAVNVSSGGVGNGRGDGGHSDMGSSSHNSNVLVDETGITETERAPGAWRVDLVA
- a CDS encoding flagellar FliJ family protein codes for the protein MKKFRFRLETPLRLRRRKEDKVAQELARAHAECIAARLDLERLEKEREVWAVPPVLDGSGTLDLTRDQCRRDYVEHMEFRIQASKEIVRRLAHEVSVREGALRIAVRDRQILERLKEIRKKSHREDMRALEMKRMDFAASAVFRRSTQ
- a CDS encoding FliI/YscN family ATPase: MNFAKYDDVVERVPLARHVGRLTRVSGGILEGVGPAVSLGEICRVWERRGHRFFWAETVGFRDETILFAPLTEVDGLGPGSLWMNGIGSVSMPVGDALLGRVVDHRGMPLDDQGPLRLTERRPLRATPPEPMRRRRIQTPLVTGVRALDGVLTCGRGQRIGLFAGGGVGKSSLLGMIARSTKADVNVISLVGERGREVRDFVEKDLGDVGLARSVVVVATSDQTPMARLHAALGATAAAEHFAAEGKDVLLMMDSVTRLAMAGRELGLALGEPPTTKGYTPSVFAFLPRLLERAGLFETGSITGFYTVLVEADDMDEPVADALRSLLDGHVVLSRRLASQGHYPAVDVLESLSRLMPDVTGAEQQKAAGQLREVLATHREAEDLIRVGAYAKGSDAKIDYAVGHLDRVNGFLRQEVSAGSTFEQTQRQLMSLFAERKPA
- the fliF gene encoding flagellar M-ring protein FliF, encoding MESLIRLKDLFFSLPVGRKAMVLIFAAAVSGAVYALSLPMRGLDQTPLYARLSPIDAAQVVEKLRNDGVDYRLTNGGRTVNVPSRMVDELRLKLSQEGLPKGEGEGLEILEKSPLGMSDFSQKVGYQRAIQGELARTIGALENVHAARVHLVFPEESPFLDSQDGARASVVLTLKAGASIDQRQLSGIVHLVAGGVKDLKPENVSILDSHGRLLAGGRSSDGVYSHGNELLDLQRDAERYLEQKTTSLLDGFLGPGKAIVRTRVEMDDRIVREKTETYDPNTPLRSEQQTSVPRTGPSFVKNYEVGRSVKEIVASPGAIRRLYVSVVIDGTNKEDPATPGARTYVARSEEEMNAIGLLVKQTVGFSEDREDQFEIKNVAFDTAQRDKMVEEAAAQEEVLKKERTRQTLMLAIGRGGSALAIVMVLILFMKFLKAAGASTNNAPPNTNDTALLAAPVLAAATPPPPASTGGAEGGVPSPKELPTLNSSQAQAALLDAARKDPAGVARVMQKKFAGRASA
- the fliE gene encoding flagellar hook-basal body complex protein FliE is translated as MAVLGGLGSVGTTGPLSGGGGFGAAGGAGPHKNFGEVLTQAIERADNTMVNANTAVNDLVSGKAVSSHEVMIQLEEANLALQWTVQLRNRALEAYQEIMRMPL
- the flgC gene encoding flagellar basal body rod protein FlgC, which gives rise to MGAFDGLTISGSGMTAHRAWMETAASNVANANTTRTAAGGPYQRKTVVFEETLRAAEIGAAQAPSGVNVTAGVPDPTPFPRLYDPSHPDADPQGYVRLPNVDPVREMVDLTAATRGYEANVSAFGATKSMLLKSLEIGK
- a CDS encoding hemerythrin family protein, with the protein product MTNPHSWRSEFNLGVDMMDRHHREMVSLCDAVADRANTQGGVPQAVNLLAELVGYVGMHCEAEEELMRRFCYPGRMDHQDRHHEMGVLLKSWEDRARRQKQAINTAFLLRLSQWVESHILGSDRGFSRFLLDHVGADPTALPRRRKAIDVNESRCSVGKSTVAFQSTSCDRFAQTQTSRGRFNRFVAGVIDF
- a CDS encoding sigma-54-dependent Fis family transcriptional regulator, which encodes MTFSILIVDDDRSVAYALDRALTEKGHTVNLAFSAEEGLQTLKDAAADIVLLDLFMPGMDGTEMLRQIKKVHPSTDVVTISGAGSMRAALGTLQLDAFDFLPKPVQMRALMEVIDRIRQKRKSSQRGVGPRPMSNLFSVPDLIGKSPSIQRVADFLNRIAPTQCNVLIRGETGSGKEVVSHALHNRSTRREGPFIPLNCSALPETMLESELFGHEKGAFTDATGMKRGLLEMANGGTLLLDEIGDMPLPLQAKLLRVVETKRFRRLGSNTEQAVDVRFVAATHRDLESMVRQSQFREDLFYRLGVFSLRLPALRERKEDIPLLASFFLQSAVRGRGPTVLSVEALACLNAYPWPGNIRELHNVIEHAVVFAEGDAVRVADLPAVFQGQHASPDPDASETLAAVERRHILKVYDTCNESIETAATRLGLSETVTRSRLKRYGRLPH